A single genomic interval of Alistipes provencensis harbors:
- a CDS encoding C1 family peptidase: MKNLIFTALALCSAFGAAAQTPDTAAVKGYRFTDVKVLPVTSVKDQSRSGTCWCYSTLSFLESEILRAGGPAMDLSEMWIVRNIYFEKAVKYVRLHGSLNLAVGGQAHDVIGGIQHYGIVPEEVYPGLNYGYDKPNFDEIDAVIKAYADAVIKAGEKRSDSRLTTAWQAGLNGILDAYFGAMPAKFTYDGKEYTPASFAASLPIDLDDYIEFSSFTHHPFYTEFAMEVPDNWNWDKVWNVPLDEFMQIIDNSLEKGYTIAWGTDVSEKGFSRTKGLGIIPEADTEGMEGTEAEKWGKLTQKEKDAALYTFEKPGKERTITQELRQEGYDNYETTDDHGMQIVGTAVDQNGTPYYKVKNSWALAGPYEGYWYFSRPFVAYKTMTVLVNRNAVPKEILKKIGLK; encoded by the coding sequence ATGAAAAACCTCATTTTCACCGCACTCGCGCTCTGCTCCGCATTCGGGGCAGCCGCGCAAACACCCGATACGGCCGCCGTCAAAGGCTACCGATTCACCGACGTCAAGGTCCTGCCCGTCACCTCGGTCAAGGACCAGAGTCGCAGCGGCACCTGCTGGTGCTATTCGACCCTCTCGTTCCTCGAGAGTGAAATCCTCCGCGCGGGAGGTCCCGCCATGGACCTTTCGGAGATGTGGATCGTGCGTAACATCTACTTCGAAAAGGCCGTGAAATACGTCCGGCTCCACGGTTCGCTGAACCTCGCCGTCGGCGGTCAGGCCCACGATGTGATCGGGGGCATCCAGCACTACGGCATCGTCCCCGAGGAGGTCTATCCGGGGCTGAACTACGGTTATGACAAACCCAACTTCGACGAAATCGACGCCGTGATCAAGGCTTATGCCGACGCGGTGATCAAAGCCGGCGAAAAGCGCAGTGACAGCCGCCTCACGACGGCATGGCAGGCCGGGCTGAACGGCATTCTCGACGCCTATTTCGGCGCGATGCCCGCGAAATTCACCTACGACGGCAAGGAGTACACCCCCGCCTCTTTCGCCGCCTCGCTGCCGATCGACCTCGACGACTACATCGAGTTCTCCTCGTTCACCCACCACCCGTTCTACACGGAGTTCGCCATGGAGGTCCCCGACAACTGGAACTGGGACAAGGTGTGGAACGTCCCCTTGGACGAATTCATGCAAATCATCGACAACTCGCTGGAGAAGGGTTACACCATCGCATGGGGTACGGACGTCAGCGAAAAGGGCTTCAGCCGCACCAAGGGGCTGGGCATCATTCCCGAGGCAGACACCGAAGGTATGGAGGGCACCGAGGCCGAGAAATGGGGCAAACTCACCCAAAAGGAGAAGGACGCCGCACTCTACACGTTCGAGAAGCCCGGCAAGGAGCGCACCATCACGCAGGAGCTCCGTCAGGAGGGATACGACAATTACGAGACCACCGACGACCACGGCATGCAGATCGTGGGCACGGCCGTCGACCAGAACGGCACGCCCTACTACAAGGTCAAGAATTCGTGGGCTCTGGCCGGACCTTACGAGGGCTACTGGTACTTCTCGCGTCCGTTCGTCGCCTACAAGACGATGACCGTGCTGGTCAACAGGAACGCCGTACCCAAAGAGATACTCAAAAAGATCGGACTCAAATAA
- the ftsZ gene encoding cell division protein FtsZ: MTDELMSEIKAPRTNGSIITVVGVGGAGGNAVNHMWNLGIRGVTFMVCNTDQQALDKSPVEQKIRLGAEGLGAGNDPENGRRAAVESLPEIRQVLEEAGTKMLFITAGMGGGTGTGASPVIAKLAKEMGLLTVAIVTSPLAVEGKIRYEQAFRGIEELRQNTDSLLIINNENILEIYGRLSLKQAFGKADDILASAAKGIAEIITVESDLVNVDFADVSKVMRNSGRAHMAVATADGDNRAEAVAEASLRSPLLDHNLISGAKNILLNISVSDADALMYEEVVRILEYIQAHASVQDDHGVIHNANIIWGTSEKPQLGNFIELVVVATGFEGDAQPGVMKQIIPPAHIVEPIAKEPAAAPVLEPIKPVPPKVAQRQPEQVMLGAKPTRYSNIETLLAKPAYQSRNSKFVVQMPGGRKEVLKDDAAEAQAPKEETQGGSLFD, from the coding sequence ATGACAGACGAATTGATGTCGGAAATCAAGGCCCCGCGCACGAACGGCTCGATCATTACGGTGGTCGGTGTCGGCGGAGCCGGGGGCAATGCCGTGAACCACATGTGGAATCTCGGCATCAGAGGGGTTACGTTCATGGTCTGCAACACCGACCAGCAGGCGCTCGATAAGAGCCCCGTTGAGCAGAAGATACGCCTCGGGGCCGAGGGCCTCGGAGCCGGCAACGACCCCGAGAACGGGCGTCGCGCGGCCGTCGAGTCGCTGCCCGAGATCCGTCAGGTGCTCGAGGAGGCCGGCACGAAGATGCTCTTCATCACGGCCGGTATGGGCGGCGGCACGGGTACGGGCGCTTCGCCCGTCATTGCCAAACTGGCCAAGGAGATGGGACTGCTGACGGTGGCCATCGTCACCTCGCCGCTGGCCGTCGAGGGCAAGATACGCTACGAGCAGGCTTTCCGGGGTATCGAGGAGCTGCGCCAAAATACCGATTCGCTGCTGATTATCAACAACGAGAACATTCTGGAGATTTACGGGCGTCTTTCGCTCAAACAGGCTTTCGGCAAGGCCGACGACATTCTGGCCTCGGCGGCCAAGGGCATTGCCGAGATCATCACCGTCGAGAGCGATCTGGTGAACGTCGACTTCGCCGATGTCTCGAAGGTCATGCGCAACAGCGGCCGGGCCCACATGGCCGTCGCTACGGCCGACGGCGACAACCGCGCCGAAGCTGTCGCCGAGGCGTCGCTGCGTTCGCCGTTGCTGGACCACAACCTGATCTCGGGAGCCAAGAACATTCTGCTGAACATCTCGGTATCGGACGCCGATGCCCTGATGTACGAGGAGGTGGTGCGGATTCTGGAGTACATTCAGGCCCACGCCAGCGTACAGGACGACCACGGCGTGATCCACAATGCCAACATCATCTGGGGTACGAGCGAGAAGCCGCAGTTGGGCAATTTCATCGAGCTGGTGGTGGTCGCCACGGGATTCGAGGGCGACGCACAGCCCGGCGTGATGAAGCAGATCATTCCCCCGGCCCATATCGTCGAACCCATCGCCAAGGAGCCTGCCGCGGCTCCCGTGCTGGAGCCGATCAAGCCCGTGCCTCCCAAGGTCGCGCAGCGCCAGCCCGAGCAGGTGATGCTCGGGGCCAAGCCGACCCGTTACAGTAATATCGAGACCCTGCTGGCCAAACCCGCCTACCAGTCGCGCAACTCGAAGTTCGTCGTGCAGATGCCCGGCGGCCGCAAAGAGGTGCTGAAAGACGACGCGGCGGAGGCTCAGGCCCCGAAGGAGGAGACGCAGGGCGGCTCGCTGTTCGATTAA
- a CDS encoding BamA/TamA family outer membrane protein translates to MKKIIILLSAALLTAGSASAQSPDDSPKENFPSTETTLSQIGQAEAHPNAKHVRAADTSALTAPVKRPGLIRRIIDYYSRSNVDRTFEKKIDWSIAPGPNYSSDVGFGIGFLLAGLYRLDRTDSVTAPSNISIYGNFTTEKFVLLRFSGDNIYNKNKQRLSYSGAFVYFPGAFYGVGYQAGKEGYAQDLTTTMGAFRISYCTSLAGRFYIGVSGGIDYSGAKYKSSGMVEYMQRIDNGEVQKPGGQIGEMYDLWKDGKRYDPEKQDPFSNFIATTGDKPNAFNTSIGLFAQYDTRDVTFNASKGVFIKAEAKWYPEWLGNTRRTFGRFTLTFDFYQKLWKGAVLAYDLYADGTAGTPSWHMYAKMGGMERMRGYYEGRYRDKRLVETQIELRQKIYRRHGIVGWIGGGQVWGTEKFRWGNTLCSFGCGYRFEFKNRMNIRLDYGWGNFGNQNLPWDRKRSSAFLFTASEAF, encoded by the coding sequence ATGAAAAAGATCATCATACTCCTTTCCGCGGCACTGCTGACTGCCGGTTCGGCATCCGCCCAAAGCCCGGACGACTCCCCGAAAGAGAATTTCCCCTCGACCGAAACGACCCTTTCGCAGATCGGGCAGGCCGAGGCACATCCGAACGCCAAACACGTCCGGGCGGCCGATACATCGGCCCTCACCGCCCCGGTGAAACGCCCGGGACTCATCCGCCGCATCATCGACTATTACAGCCGCTCGAACGTCGACCGAACTTTCGAAAAAAAGATCGACTGGAGCATCGCCCCCGGCCCCAACTACTCGTCGGATGTCGGATTCGGCATCGGCTTCCTGCTGGCGGGCCTCTACCGGCTCGACCGCACCGACTCGGTGACCGCACCGTCGAACATTTCGATCTACGGCAACTTCACGACCGAGAAATTCGTGCTGCTGCGCTTCTCCGGCGACAACATCTACAACAAGAACAAACAGCGGCTGAGCTACTCGGGGGCCTTCGTCTACTTCCCCGGAGCCTTCTACGGCGTGGGCTATCAGGCCGGCAAGGAGGGTTACGCGCAGGACCTCACCACCACGATGGGTGCCTTCCGCATCTCCTACTGCACGTCGCTCGCCGGTCGTTTCTACATCGGCGTGAGCGGCGGCATCGACTACTCCGGAGCCAAATACAAGAGTTCCGGCATGGTCGAGTACATGCAGCGGATCGACAACGGCGAGGTCCAGAAACCCGGCGGACAGATCGGCGAGATGTACGACCTCTGGAAAGACGGCAAGCGCTACGACCCCGAAAAGCAGGACCCTTTCTCGAACTTCATCGCCACGACGGGCGACAAGCCCAATGCCTTCAACACCAGCATCGGCCTCTTCGCCCAATACGATACGCGTGACGTGACATTCAACGCCTCGAAAGGCGTCTTCATCAAGGCCGAGGCCAAATGGTATCCCGAATGGCTGGGCAACACCCGCCGCACGTTCGGACGCTTCACGCTGACGTTCGATTTCTACCAGAAACTCTGGAAAGGGGCCGTACTGGCCTACGACCTCTACGCCGACGGCACGGCCGGAACCCCGTCGTGGCACATGTACGCCAAGATGGGCGGCATGGAGCGCATGCGCGGCTACTACGAGGGGCGTTACCGGGATAAACGATTGGTAGAGACGCAGATCGAACTGCGGCAGAAGATTTACCGCCGCCACGGCATCGTGGGATGGATCGGCGGCGGACAGGTCTGGGGCACGGAGAAATTCCGCTGGGGCAATACGCTGTGCAGCTTCGGATGCGGCTACCGCTTCGAGTTCAAGAACCGCATGAACATCCGCCTCGACTACGGATGGGGCAACTTCGGCAACCAGAACCTGCCGTGGGACCGCAAGCGCTCCTCGGCATTCCTCTTCACCGCTTCGGAGGCATTCTAA
- the ftsA gene encoding cell division protein FtsA produces the protein MERKNYTVAVDLGCSSVVVAVGEKTPEGAVDVACVVSKPVEGVNAGRIENIELVSRAIREAVSEAEQQLGIRITEAYAGISGDFVRCARHTDHVFVYDPQNGVNQKDVDALFDRMRNVQAPDDETIMERVPQNYLVDDSQEVRNPVGSFGKKLSSTFNFILCLKTPMQRLDMALKRLGIKMLGVVSDALAVPEAVLLPDEKEEGVAVVDIGGGVTDVTVYYRNVVRYIASIPIGASAINRDIRTMSVPEKHVESLKQKYGSAVAELAPEDKLIRVNGRTAREAKDILLRNLATVVEARATDIAEFVQQEIKDSGYAGKLAYGIVLTGGSAKLKDLDELFRRVTGMDVRVALPEAGITEESKEKVADPAYSTAVGILLKGAEQGGCAVVERPAPPASAAAPGAGQRPGFIPPAQPVAGGFKAPQPRVAQPYAAPAKPAAQPVPEPEDETVGHPEAPREDEPLSVPEPKRKRGFGSIVMSAIDKINKGFSAAEDEEI, from the coding sequence GTGGAAAGAAAGAATTATACCGTTGCCGTCGATCTGGGCTGCTCGTCGGTCGTGGTGGCCGTCGGCGAGAAGACGCCCGAAGGCGCCGTTGACGTCGCATGCGTCGTCTCGAAACCCGTCGAGGGGGTCAATGCGGGCCGGATCGAGAACATCGAGCTGGTGAGCCGCGCCATCCGCGAGGCCGTGTCGGAAGCCGAGCAGCAGCTCGGAATCCGCATTACGGAGGCTTACGCCGGTATTTCGGGCGATTTCGTGCGCTGTGCGCGCCACACCGACCATGTCTTCGTCTACGATCCCCAGAACGGCGTCAACCAGAAGGACGTCGATGCGCTGTTCGACCGCATGCGCAACGTGCAGGCTCCCGACGATGAGACCATCATGGAGCGCGTGCCCCAGAACTATCTGGTGGACGACAGTCAGGAGGTCCGCAATCCCGTGGGGTCGTTCGGCAAGAAACTTTCGTCGACGTTCAATTTCATCCTCTGCCTCAAAACCCCGATGCAGCGTCTCGACATGGCGCTGAAACGACTTGGTATCAAGATGCTGGGCGTCGTGTCCGACGCGCTGGCCGTTCCCGAAGCGGTGCTGCTGCCCGATGAGAAGGAGGAGGGTGTAGCCGTGGTCGACATCGGCGGCGGCGTTACCGACGTGACGGTCTATTACCGCAACGTGGTGCGCTACATCGCCTCGATCCCGATCGGCGCCTCGGCCATCAACCGCGATATCCGCACGATGAGCGTTCCCGAGAAACACGTCGAGAGCCTCAAGCAGAAATACGGTTCGGCGGTTGCCGAACTGGCCCCCGAGGATAAACTGATCCGCGTCAACGGCCGCACGGCCCGCGAGGCGAAAGATATCCTGCTGCGCAATCTGGCGACGGTGGTCGAGGCCCGCGCTACGGACATCGCCGAGTTCGTCCAGCAGGAGATCAAGGATTCGGGTTACGCCGGGAAACTGGCCTACGGCATCGTGCTGACGGGCGGTTCGGCGAAATTGAAGGACCTCGACGAATTGTTCCGCCGGGTGACGGGCATGGACGTGCGCGTCGCCCTTCCCGAAGCGGGCATCACCGAGGAGTCGAAGGAGAAGGTCGCCGATCCGGCCTATTCGACGGCTGTGGGTATCCTGCTGAAGGGTGCCGAGCAGGGCGGATGCGCCGTTGTCGAACGGCCTGCGCCCCCCGCATCTGCCGCAGCACCGGGAGCCGGACAGCGTCCGGGCTTCATACCTCCGGCTCAGCCCGTAGCGGGCGGATTCAAGGCTCCGCAGCCGCGTGTGGCCCAGCCCTATGCCGCGCCTGCGAAACCCGCAGCGCAGCCTGTGCCGGAGCCGGAGGACGAGACCGTTGGACATCCGGAAGCACCGCGGGAGGACGAGCCGCTGTCGGTGCCCGAACCCAAGCGCAAGCGCGGTTTCGGGTCGATCGTCATGAGTGCGATCGACAAGATCAACAAGGGTTTCTCGGCCGCCGAAGACGAAGAGATATAG
- the gldE gene encoding gliding motility-associated protein GldE, with amino-acid sequence MEEAHSWIAFNGFEAHIAVLCAVTFCLLCVSALVSGAETSFFSLSHNDIRRLQNSRSTSAAAVLRLLTDVDLLLATILVVNNLVNICIVILTANIIDSLFTFLRFEFLFKTVLVTFLLLLFGEILPKVLAQTIPVRFASMVARPLVLLRWIFYPLSYVLVRTSSRISEKAAHKSEISLDELADAVDMTQSSSPEEHVMLSGIVNFVNTEVQEIMKPRVDITALDATDDYETVKKTIIESGFSRIPVYEEDIDNIRGTLYVKDLLPYINNGSDFVWQQLVRKPYFVPEHKKINDLLADFQSNKVHMAIVVDEYGSTLGLVSLEDIIEEIVGEISDESDNDESFYTCLNPKCYVFEGKTHLGDFERILGLGEDTFADVRGEAETLAGLMLELKRDFPRKGDVFTSHDIRFTVQGMDGHRIDKIRIDIQ; translated from the coding sequence TTGGAAGAAGCTCATTCTTGGATCGCATTCAACGGGTTCGAAGCCCATATCGCCGTGCTGTGCGCGGTGACGTTCTGCCTGCTGTGTGTTTCGGCGCTCGTTTCGGGTGCCGAGACTTCGTTTTTCTCCCTTTCGCACAACGATATCCGCCGCCTGCAGAACAGCAGGAGCACGTCGGCCGCCGCCGTGCTACGCCTGCTGACCGATGTCGACCTGCTGCTGGCGACGATTCTGGTGGTCAACAATCTGGTCAACATATGCATCGTCATCCTCACGGCCAATATCATCGACTCGCTGTTCACGTTCCTGCGTTTCGAGTTCCTGTTCAAGACCGTGCTGGTGACCTTCCTGCTGTTGCTCTTCGGCGAGATACTGCCCAAGGTGCTGGCGCAGACCATTCCCGTGCGCTTCGCCTCGATGGTGGCCCGGCCCCTCGTGCTGCTGCGGTGGATTTTCTACCCGCTGTCGTATGTGCTGGTCCGCACGAGCAGCCGCATCAGCGAAAAGGCCGCCCACAAGAGCGAGATATCGCTCGACGAACTGGCCGACGCCGTGGACATGACTCAAAGTTCGAGTCCCGAGGAGCATGTGATGCTGTCGGGAATCGTCAACTTCGTCAATACCGAGGTGCAGGAGATCATGAAACCCCGTGTGGACATCACGGCGCTCGATGCCACGGACGACTACGAGACGGTCAAAAAGACGATTATCGAATCGGGCTTTTCGCGCATTCCGGTCTACGAGGAGGATATCGACAACATCCGCGGCACGCTCTACGTCAAGGACCTGCTGCCCTACATCAACAACGGCAGCGATTTCGTGTGGCAGCAGTTGGTCCGCAAACCCTATTTCGTCCCCGAGCACAAGAAGATCAACGACCTGCTGGCCGATTTCCAGTCGAACAAGGTCCACATGGCCATCGTCGTCGACGAATACGGCTCGACGCTGGGACTGGTTTCGCTGGAGGACATCATCGAGGAGATCGTGGGCGAAATTTCCGACGAGAGCGACAACGACGAATCGTTCTATACATGCCTCAATCCCAAGTGTTATGTTTTCGAGGGCAAGACCCACCTCGGGGATTTCGAACGCATTCTCGGTTTGGGCGAAGACACCTTCGCCGACGTGCGGGGCGAAGCCGAGACCTTGGCGGGGCTGATGCTCGAACTCAAACGCGACTTCCCGCGCAAAGGCGACGTGTTCACCTCGCACGACATCCGTTTTACGGTGCAGGGGATGGATGGGCACCGCATCGACAAAATCCGCATCGACATCCAATGA
- a CDS encoding 4'-phosphopantetheinyl transferase family protein — MIRKLLVEPPMTAGEAARWTTPEERTEAAAFGSERRRAEFLGWRAIVRRELGADVRIGYDAVGAPVLTGSDCCISVAHCAGRIALCISPERCAVDIEPASRNFSRAESRYMTPSERALSDDPLWPGIVWCAKETLYKYAGRRELDFRQDLRIERADLAAGRLTGRIENGEPVELSVRREDGFIIVYIL; from the coding sequence ATGATCCGGAAACTGCTGGTCGAGCCGCCGATGACTGCCGGCGAGGCGGCCCGGTGGACGACGCCCGAAGAGCGTACCGAAGCTGCGGCGTTCGGCTCGGAGCGCCGCCGTGCGGAGTTCCTCGGCTGGCGGGCCATTGTGCGGCGCGAGCTGGGGGCGGATGTGCGGATCGGCTACGATGCCGTGGGGGCTCCCGTGCTGACAGGCTCGGACTGCTGCATTTCGGTCGCGCATTGTGCCGGCCGCATCGCCCTCTGCATCTCTCCGGAACGCTGTGCCGTGGATATCGAACCGGCGTCGCGCAATTTCAGCCGGGCCGAAAGCCGCTATATGACCCCGTCCGAACGGGCCCTTTCCGACGATCCGCTGTGGCCGGGGATCGTCTGGTGTGCCAAGGAGACGCTTTACAAATACGCCGGGCGCCGGGAACTGGATTTCCGGCAGGATCTCCGCATCGAGCGTGCGGACCTCGCGGCGGGCAGGCTGACGGGCCGGATCGAAAACGGAGAGCCCGTGGAGCTCTCCGTGCGCCGTGAAGACGGCTTTATCATCGTCTATATTCTTTAG
- a CDS encoding pentapeptide repeat-containing protein encodes MEIARPQLLPEPETAADPARMHLDEEIVDAAFRGADFGALVREHLSVQGCRFTGCVFAGSVLGHSQFSDVIFRNCDFSNADLQGCSFHRAEFADCKLTGTNLAETTLNHLLFDRCKGEFANFAFSRLRTVRFGGCRMRSAAFGDCRFERVEFSQCELAMAEFFGTRLRGVSFADSDIRGIRVREIDSFELKGVKISVLQAAELARLLGVEIEE; translated from the coding sequence ATGGAAATCGCCCGACCGCAACTGCTTCCCGAGCCCGAAACGGCTGCCGATCCCGCCCGGATGCACCTCGACGAAGAGATCGTCGACGCTGCGTTTCGCGGCGCCGATTTCGGTGCGCTCGTCCGCGAGCACCTCTCGGTGCAGGGCTGCCGTTTCACCGGCTGCGTCTTTGCGGGAAGCGTACTCGGGCATTCGCAGTTCTCGGACGTCATTTTCCGCAACTGCGACTTTTCGAACGCCGATTTGCAGGGATGCAGTTTCCACCGCGCGGAGTTTGCCGATTGCAAGCTGACGGGGACCAACCTTGCCGAGACGACCCTGAATCACCTGCTGTTCGACCGCTGCAAGGGCGAATTTGCCAATTTCGCCTTTTCGCGCCTGCGCACGGTGCGCTTTGGCGGATGCCGGATGCGCAGCGCGGCTTTCGGCGACTGCCGCTTCGAACGCGTGGAGTTCTCGCAGTGCGAACTGGCGATGGCCGAGTTCTTCGGGACGCGCCTGAGGGGTGTGTCGTTCGCCGACTCGGACATCCGCGGAATCCGCGTCCGCGAGATCGACTCCTTCGAACTGAAAGGCGTGAAGATAAGTGTCCTGCAGGCCGCCGAACTGGCCCGTCTGCTGGGCGTCGAGATCGAGGAGTGA
- the topA gene encoding type I DNA topoisomerase: MQENLVIVESPAKAKTIEKFLGKDFIVKSSFGHIRDLAKKDLGINITEGFKPVYEIPSDKKKVVDELTKLAKSKTVWLASDEDREGEAIAWHLTEVLGLPVDQTKRIVFHEITKRAILEAIEKPRTVNMDLVNAQQARRILDRLVGFELSPVLWKKVRPSLSAGRVQSVAVRLIVEREREIIAFRSAAYFRVVAQFHAAGDPEKTLFKAELGSRFETAAQAEEFLKSCIGATFTVAKSEEKPAQRYPAPPFTTSTLQQEAGRKLGMSVSQTMSVAQHLYEQGLITYMRTDSVNLSQQALAQCKEEITKLYGEKYSRWFNYKTKTKGAQEAHEAIRPSYIERQSIEGTPAEKKLYDLIWKRTVASQMVCAELDRTTITIDMSGSSNQFVAQGEVVRFDGFLRLYSESTDDDQTAESGEGLLPKLAAGDRVLPAQITATERFTSAPARYNEASLVKRLEELGIGRPSTYAPTITTIINRGYVVKQNKDGQKRNYVQFTLTGDKIAEKNLSENYGKEKNRLSPTDIGMVVNDYLEEQFGPIIDYNFTANVEKEFDRIAEGDITWEKMIDGFYGPFHKMVDSAIATQNPKTREVRILGNDPKTGHVVKARIGRYGPMVEIEGNEGEKGRFASLKKGQLIESITLEEALELFALPRDLGQLDGEELTVGIGKYGPYVRYGKSFASLAKTDDPYTITYDRAVEVVRAHQTAAVAANTPLKSFPEDPDMLVKNGRYGAYIAYKGKNYRLPKGAKPEELTLDECLKIVAGSKK; encoded by the coding sequence ATGCAGGAAAACTTAGTTATCGTAGAGTCCCCCGCCAAGGCCAAGACCATCGAGAAATTCCTCGGCAAGGACTTCATCGTCAAATCGAGCTTCGGCCATATCCGGGACCTCGCCAAAAAGGACCTCGGCATCAACATCACCGAAGGGTTCAAGCCCGTCTACGAGATCCCGAGCGACAAGAAAAAAGTGGTCGACGAACTCACGAAATTGGCCAAATCGAAAACCGTGTGGCTGGCGTCCGATGAGGACCGCGAAGGAGAAGCCATCGCATGGCACCTCACCGAAGTGTTGGGGCTCCCCGTCGACCAGACCAAGCGCATCGTCTTCCACGAGATCACCAAGCGGGCGATTCTGGAGGCCATCGAGAAACCGCGCACGGTCAATATGGACTTGGTAAACGCCCAGCAGGCGCGCCGCATACTCGACCGGCTGGTCGGTTTCGAGCTCTCGCCCGTGCTGTGGAAAAAGGTGCGTCCGTCGCTCTCGGCAGGGCGCGTGCAGTCGGTGGCCGTGCGGCTGATCGTCGAGCGCGAACGCGAGATCATCGCTTTCCGTTCGGCCGCCTATTTCCGCGTCGTGGCGCAGTTCCACGCCGCCGGCGATCCCGAAAAAACGCTCTTCAAGGCCGAACTCGGATCGCGTTTCGAAACTGCTGCACAGGCCGAGGAGTTTTTGAAAAGCTGCATCGGTGCAACTTTCACGGTGGCCAAATCCGAAGAGAAACCCGCGCAACGCTACCCTGCGCCGCCGTTCACCACCTCGACGCTCCAGCAGGAGGCAGGCCGCAAACTGGGCATGTCCGTTTCGCAGACGATGTCCGTGGCGCAGCACCTCTACGAACAGGGTCTCATCACCTACATGCGTACCGACTCGGTGAACCTCTCGCAGCAGGCGCTGGCCCAGTGCAAGGAGGAGATCACGAAGCTCTACGGCGAGAAATACTCCCGCTGGTTCAACTATAAGACCAAGACCAAAGGCGCGCAGGAGGCCCACGAGGCCATCCGCCCGTCGTACATCGAGCGGCAGTCGATCGAGGGCACGCCCGCCGAGAAGAAGCTCTACGACCTGATCTGGAAGCGTACGGTCGCTTCGCAGATGGTCTGCGCCGAGCTGGACCGCACGACGATCACAATCGACATGTCGGGTTCTTCGAACCAGTTCGTGGCACAGGGCGAAGTGGTCCGTTTCGACGGCTTCCTGCGCCTCTACTCCGAATCGACGGACGACGACCAGACTGCCGAAAGCGGCGAGGGACTGCTACCGAAACTGGCGGCCGGCGACCGGGTGCTCCCGGCGCAGATCACCGCCACGGAGCGTTTCACATCGGCTCCGGCCCGCTACAACGAGGCATCGCTCGTCAAGCGGCTGGAGGAGCTGGGCATCGGACGTCCTTCGACCTATGCCCCGACCATCACCACGATCATCAACCGCGGCTACGTCGTCAAGCAGAACAAGGACGGACAGAAGCGCAACTATGTGCAGTTCACACTCACCGGCGACAAGATCGCCGAGAAAAACCTCTCGGAGAACTACGGCAAGGAGAAGAACCGCCTCTCGCCGACGGACATCGGCATGGTGGTGAACGACTATCTGGAGGAGCAGTTCGGCCCGATCATCGACTACAACTTCACGGCCAACGTCGAGAAGGAGTTTGACCGCATCGCCGAGGGCGACATCACATGGGAGAAGATGATCGACGGATTCTACGGTCCCTTCCACAAGATGGTCGATTCGGCCATCGCGACCCAGAACCCCAAGACGCGCGAGGTGCGCATTCTGGGCAACGACCCCAAGACGGGCCATGTCGTGAAGGCCCGCATCGGCCGTTACGGCCCGATGGTCGAGATCGAAGGCAACGAGGGCGAGAAAGGACGTTTCGCGTCACTCAAGAAGGGCCAACTGATCGAGTCGATCACGCTCGAGGAGGCGCTGGAGCTCTTCGCCCTGCCCCGCGACCTCGGACAGTTGGACGGCGAGGAACTGACCGTCGGCATCGGCAAATACGGTCCCTATGTCCGCTACGGAAAGTCGTTCGCCTCGCTGGCCAAGACCGACGATCCCTATACAATCACCTATGACCGGGCCGTGGAAGTCGTGCGCGCACATCAGACGGCTGCCGTGGCTGCCAATACCCCGCTCAAGAGCTTCCCGGAGGACCCCGACATGCTGGTGAAGAACGGCCGTTACGGCGCCTACATCGCCTACAAGGGCAAGAACTACCGCCTGCCGAAGGGTGCCAAACCCGAGGAACTGACTCTCGACGAATGCCTGAAAATCGTCGCCGGATCGAAGAAATAA